The Eschrichtius robustus isolate mEscRob2 chromosome 16, mEscRob2.pri, whole genome shotgun sequence DNA segment AGCCAGCGAGTAACAGGGCCCTGCGGCCCGCTCGGTCCACCAGCCCCATGGCGGTCAGGGTGGCCGCCACCTTCACCGCGCCGAGCCCCACGGAGGCCAGCACAGCCGAGGAGGCCCCACGGAAGCCGACTGAATGGAAGATGGTGGAGGCGTAGCACAGCACGTTGGGCTGCCCTGTTAGCTGCTGGAAAAgcaccagccccagccccaccgtGGTCCGGCCTCGCATGTTATCCCTGGTCCTGAAGAGGTCCAGGAAGGAATATCTTGGCCTCCCCAGGTCCAGCTTCGTGGCCTCGCCTCCCTGGAGGGGGATGAGGTCCCTGTGGGCTGCAGCATCAGCTGTaccaggggggaggaggaggaggctgagggACTGCAGGAGAGCAGGTGCAGTGGCCCAGCCAAACATATGCCTCCAGCCCCAGAGGGCACCGGCCAGCGCGTAGTTGAGTGCATAGGAGAGCAGGATGCCCACGGTGATGCCTGCCTCGTAGAGGGACACCAGCACTCCCCGCTGCCGTGGCCCAACCAGCTCTGACACGTAGATACAGCAGGCCATGGAAGAGAGGGAGATGGCAAAGCCAGCCACTGAGCGGCCCAGGACCAGCCACGTCAGGGAGCTGGCCAGGCTCAGGCTCAGGCTGCCTGCCAACAGCACCAAGTTGCTCCCGAGGATGGCTTGCTTCCTGCCATAGCGGTCGATGAGGAAGCCCCCTACCAGGGAGGCAAGGAGAGCCCCCAGGAGCAGACTGCCCACCAGGAGCTCCTGTTCCGAGCAGCTTAGCCCAAAGTCAAGCTGAAGTGGCAGTAGGGCACCCGATATGACTGCCAGTTCATAGCCAAAGGTCAGGCCACCCAGCAAAGACACAGAGGCACACAGGGGCAGGAAGAGTGAGGGTCGGCCTGGAAAACAAAAGTGACAGGGACAGAGTCCAGAATGTTTCCTGCCAGAGCATCCATCcaacctcctctccctctgtccacccctccatctctccatctattcactcatccattcatgtATCCTTCTActacatccatccatctattcatttattcatccatccatccatccattcatcatcCATTTCTTGCTTTGTCCGTCCATCCTTCCATCTATCTAATCCACCCATTCACCCATTTATCCACATACCCACGCACGCATGCATCCACCCATTTGTTCACTTCTTCCTTCATTCCATCCAtttctccatctctccatccatccatccattcatccacttcTTCCTTCATCCATTTCTCCCTCCAACCTTCCTTCTATCCATCTActtcacccatccacccatccactccTTCCTTCATCCATCCACTCCATTCATTCACCCATCTATTTACTAATCAATCTATCCACCCAGCCCTTCATCATTCACtcctccatccatctatctactcCCTCCACCACATTTTCATCCATTCATTGGCCCATTTATCTACCCCTTAATTCACCCAAACATCCATCCATTTTTTGATCCATCTATCCACGCATCTTTGCATTCCATCCCTTATTTACCCAGACACACACCCATCCATTCATGCATCCATCCAATCATTCCAAAATTTATCTGGCATCTACAACACACCAGGCAGTGTTCTTGGGGACTGCAATACAATGGTGTTTTCAAAGATCTGACATTCTAGTAGAAAAAGGCAAatgataaatgaattaatatataatataatttcagGTGGTGATgggtgtcatttaaaaaaaaaaaaaggcagagaagggaactccctggcagtccagtgtttaagactccacgctcccattgcagggggcgtgggttcgatccctggtcagggaactagatcccccatacatgacgcaactaagagttcgcctgctccaactaaggagcccatgtgctacaactaagacccgtgcaaccaaataaataaatattttaaaaaataaaaaaataaaactactttcTGTGTATTCTTGGATtaagtaaatgaagaaatatattaAGAATGATGGAagctatgtttaaaaaaagtaaaataaaatgtggccAATGTGATTAAGGAACTgcgtttttaatttatatttaattttaattaagtgtGAAAATAGCCGCATGTGGCCAGGAGCTACCATATTGGCAGAACAGTTAAACAGGTTGCTCTTAATTTTTAATTCACATACGTAAACAAATATTTCTGGAAGCGTCAGGAGTAATCATGTATCTGTCTCACCCATCCCCACCCTAGACCTGACAAGAAGATTCATAACATTATAGCCAGATTTATGGAGTGTTTGATCTGGCCCAGGCACTGCTTTGAGCACTTTTAGTGTTAatagctcatttaattctcaccacaacTTTATGAGGTGGGCTTTTGTATTATTTATGAATGAGTAAACTGATCATCagagacttgcctaaggtcaagAGTAGTGAGTAGCTGTGTCTAGATTCAAAGCCAGGTGGTCTGGCTCCACAATCCCTGCCCTTAACCACTCCATTATTATACCTTGGCATAATAAGATTTCACCCTGTTCTCTTACTTCTACCTCGCTCCATCTATGTTAGGCAATTTTTGTGCAGGGGGGAGGAGTTTCATGGGTAGAGGAATCACCCCCCACTTTCTGCTCACCCTTCTCCCCATCACCTCTGCCCGCCAGGGAATAGCCCCCTACCACTCCCTGGCTGGCCTTGTCCTTCCTCTTCATGACCATCAGTAAATACCCTGGGGAGATTATGCTGCCCAGGTCCTGCCCCTTCTTCACCTCCCTCTGCCCCACCTCCCTCGGTTTCTGGAGTTTACTGCCAGAAGGGAAGGTTCTTCCAGGCCATGTGAGGTAATCAAGTGAAAACACAGAATTTTTCTGCCATTTCCTGGGCTCTTCTTGAGGTGAATGGGAACCCAGCCAAAGGGCTCACAGGCAAAGCTGACTGTCCACAGGTTCTGCTGGAAAATGCAGCAGTACAGGTTCAGGTCACAGTGGTAAGAGcagaacagcaaaaataaaagtgagatcaaacagtaataataacaagTGTCATTGATGGAGTATTTCCTCTCTGCAAAGACTTTAGTTGCCTTCTCTCAATTTATCTTCGTAACAACTCTAGGTGGTACTGCTAcaattatccccatttgacagatgggaaaactaaggctcagagtgTTCTCACAGCTGGGAAGCAACAGGATCAGGACTCAGACGCTGACCCATCTGACTCCCAAACCCATGCACTTAAGAGCTTTGCTGGATTGACTTCAAGCAAGAAGGGCCGATCAGAGATAGGTGGGGTGTGAGAGAGATCAGGGGCGTAGGGGGCAGATGTGGAGGGGAAATAAAGTTCTCAGGAAAATCCCAAGTCACAAAGCATGGTGAAGTGCTACTGACCCATGGAGCGGTGAAGGACAGCCTCAAATGAGTCAGGGCCGCTAGAAAGATGGGGGAAGAGGATTCTCTTCCTTAAGCTTTCCAAGGCTCCCACCACCTGCTCCATTAAGTCCTAACTCCTTAGCATGACCTCCCAAGCCCTTCATGAGCTGGTGGCCCCAGCCCAACTCCTTGgccacctctcctccccacccctgtccccACCTCTCCAACACACCCTGCAAACACTGGTTCCCGGCACACACCGTAGATTTTCATGCCACTCTGCCTCTGCATGTGCTggtccctctcctgctcctcccatgTTTCCCAAATGCCCACTTATCCTCATCCCGGCTCACCTCCCCAAGGGGCCTCTGGTAATACACGTCTGTTATTTGGCATCAGTCTCACCGGCTCTGTGGGGAGCTGCCCTTCCCTGTCCCATCTTCAACTCTCAGTCTCCGGATCTGGGGTAGAGATGACCTCCCTACTCCACCCCCACCATCCAGCTCCAGAGGTGTGTCCATGACCCAGATCTGATCAGCCAGCAGGTTCCCCGGCCTTGGACAGTGGTGAACGTCACGTGGCTGAACCTGAGCCAGTGAGAGCCAGTCCAGTTCAGGGTGTTTGCTTACTTGGGGTACTGAGCTGGTAGTTTACCTGCCTAGAGCAGCTGGGGGCCATCTCCCCTTGGGAGGGATTCCTGACAACGCTGCCTGAGCCCCTAGATCCAACCATGCCTGAAGCCATGGACTTTTCAGTGACCAATAAATAAccccccactcttttttttttttttttggctaagctAGTTTGAGGGAATCTGTAATTCCTGTACGTCTTCCTCAACTTTCCAAGTCATATTTTTCACTTCCAACCAACTCCGCTTTCTCCTGCATTTGCTCACACCAAGTAATTGAATAAGTGATGTGTTTACCTTATTGAACTGAGCAGGATGGGGACAGAGACTTACTGTCTCTGTGCCTCCAGGGCTCCAGCCCCACCCTGACACCCAAGATGGGCTCAATAAAGCTTCTACTGAGTGAACAAATGACTGAGTCAGGGTCCAGGGCGGTATCTCCACGTCCCATTCCAGGACTGTGTCAGATACATTTGAACTTAATCTACTGCTCAAGAGCAACTGGGGGGATCCTACGATAGCCCAAGTCAGACCACATCATTCTGCGCAGAGCCCCCCAAGGCTCCCACTTCACTCTGAAAAAAAGCCAGTGTCCTGAGAGTGGCCTTCAAGGCCCTGTAGGACCTGCCTCCCTTCACTgggctccagccacaccagcctccttcccgttcctcctcactCCAAGCCTGTCTCAGCTCAAGGCTTTTTACCAGGTGTCACCTCTGCCGGGAAAGCCCTTTCCCTCCATCTCAGAGGCCCCAATCCCCCTTCCCTCTGGTCTCTGCTCAAACGTCGCCTTCTTATGAGACCTTCCCTGGCCCTCTACTTAAAAATGCAAACTCCCATGGCACCCAGCACTTCGTATTCCCTTCTCTGCTTGTTTTTCTCCATGGTACTTTCCATCATCTGAAATAACTAtatgttttacatatttattggGCTCCCCAAGCAGAATGTCAGCCCCAAAGGAACAGGAATTGTTTGTTCGTTCTCAGTTGTCTCCTGATGCTGGGGACAgttcctggcatacagtaggcactcagtaagtacTGGTTGAGTAGAcagatgattgaatgaatgaatgaactcagcACATAGGGAATCCAGAGAGAAAGGATCCTGGCTCTTGAgcatcctggggtggggggggggtggtgtccAGGGCATGGAAGTGGAGTAAATCCTGGCCTCCAAATTAGGGTGGCCTAGCCTGGATTTAGGAACCACTCTCCCTTTCTACGGATTGCCTGTCTAAATATGGTATGTGAAGCTGTCCCACACTGGAGGAAATCCCTCAGTTCTCTAAGCCTCTCACTGTGGAAGGCAGAGCTGCCCAGGGAGAGAATCAAGGGGCAGGTGGAGTGGAAAGAACCCAGGTTTTGGGTGCCCATATCACCAGCTGCAAGTCCCAGGGCACCCTCAGCTGGTGACACTAGAGCAGCATTTCAACCAGAGTCACAATGTATTGGGTCCCTCCCCCACCAGAGACCTGCCATGTCTTCCCCTTAAAATCCAGGGAAAAACCAGGTTTGAAACTGAACCATGCAAATATATTTGGCTTCCAAATGTCCCAACAACAGGTGATACTTACAGAGCAGTCACTGTAACCAAcctcacatccttttccagaAGCCATACCTGTATCAGCTGCCTTAATCCCTACAGCAACCCTGTAACACAGGCACTGGtgccattcccattttacagatgaggcaactgagtcacagagaggtagAGACGTTTGCCTACGGTTGTAAAGTGACAGAGCAGGTTCTGAACTcgggcagtctgactccagaatctCAATGTTGGGTGTGATAACAAAATAAAAGCTCATGTTAACTGACCATTTACCATGGGCAAGTGGTATATGGAGTAATTAAGTTCATATTCTCACATCATTCACATGGCTCCCCTGTGATAGGGTGTTTTATGGCGACTGtcttgtagatgaggaaaccgaaggTCAGAGAGCTTAACTACGCTGTCCCAGGTCACGATGCACCCGGGCAAGTGGGAGAAGGAGGGCTGGAACGCAGGTCTTTCTGACCCCAAAATCTATACACAGGGCCACTGAGTCCCCGACCCCTAAACCAATGTCTGCCACATAGTAGGTGGATGAATATTGACCCTTTGATGCTTCCGAatccagagagaaaaacagaaaccttAGTCCCCTGGAGCAACAAAGAAATTCcctactccccacccccccccatctCCCCTCTACTGAGTATCTGGAGAGTAGAGGTTCTGTCTATTTTGTGTAGGGCAGCATCCCCAGGCCTAGAACGGCGCCTGGTGGGAAGTGCTCCGcgagtggatgaatgaatttgCTCCCTTCGGAGCCTCCACTTCTTCATCTGCAGAATAGGAACAATTTCACTCGCTTGCTGGATGCTGTAAGGCTTAAAGCGGTCAGGAGAGGGTCTGGCCCCGAGTAAGCGCCCAGTAGCAAGCAAGGAGCCCTCTCAGGTCACTTTTTCTGGGCAGAAAGGAGCATGGAAGGAAGTGGGCCCACGTCCCTTCCCAGCCACCAGCCAAGGCCTGCTGTCCCGGCTGCCACCCGAGTGGGCTGTATCTGGTCGGGGAGCTGCAGCTCAGGGCAAAGAGTGCGCGCGCAGGGATGGGGTCGCCGGCCTTCCCTGCCCGCAGCGCCGATCGCGACTTACCCATGCTGAGCAGGACTCCGAGGCAAGCTGGGGGCTCTGGGGGCCCGGGCACGCATCCCCCGGCCGAGTCCCCGCCTCCGCCGCCAGACAAACTTTCCGGCCCGCCTCCagcctccgtccctccctccccgcctgcCCGCCGGCAGCGCAGCTGCCACGTCGGCCAGCCCTGGGCCCCTGTGCCTGGAGGCGGGACAGAGGTGCGCCCTGGAAGTCCCCAGTCTGGCCCGGCCTGGCTGGGACCCCACCCACCGTCATCCCCACTGGGGGGAGGACCCCACAAGTTGTCTTTCCCTGTCCTCCCCGCGGGAAGGAGACTTCCCGATCACTGTGGTCCTCTAGTCTGGCCTCAGACTAGGCCACTAGTCTGGCCTCTTCAGCCAGTGTgtgtgtacaaacacacacacacacacacacacacacacacatactcatgcATCTACACTGACTCACACATACCCACTTCAGCCGTTCACTCTCCCACATTCATCTTCCATtcactggacacttaggtttggACACGTCCCACCTGCGCTCAGGCAGTGTCCTAGGCCTGGAGGATGGGCTGGGAGAACCAGACAGACAGTTAATTTTGTTCCTCTGGAGTTTACTTTCTGGTGGGGgaagaagaaagataaataaccaaaggaaccagagaaatacCAGCTAGTAGTGATAAAGGCCAAGCAGAGAATTAAGCTAGAATGTTGGGTTAGGCAAGCACAGTGGCTGTTTTAGCTGGGGGTGGGCTTGGGAGGGGGTCTCTGGGAAGTCTGCTCTGGGGAGGGGATTTCTGAGCTGAGACCTCAGGTTCCAGACAGAAGGGAGACCAAAGGCAAAGGCCCTGCAGGAAGGAGCTTGGggagcataaaaacagaaatgaagccATAGTGTCTGGAGCACAGGGGTTgacagggagggtggagggagatggGGCCCGAGGCAGGGGTTGGCAAAGCCTAGACCGTTTAAGTCCTTGGGAGGCCAGGATTAGGATGGGATTTTATTCCAACTGACACAGAAATAACTGGGGAGTTCTAGCAGGTTATAGGGAGCAAGGGTGGAAACAGGGGACCACTTGGGAGGCTATTGCAAGGTGAGAGGTGAAGTTGATTTGGACTAAGGTGATAGCAGTGGGGCTGGAGAAAAGTTGGCAGATTGCAGATAGACTTGATAAGGGCTGACAGACAGGGAGAGGAGCAGTCTGGGGTGGGAAAGGAGATGTGAAGTTCTGTTTGGGCTGTGTGATGTTTAAGATGCCCATTAGGCATCCATGTGGAAATAGATGGGCAGTTCCATATAAGAGCCTGGAGTTCTGGAAAGGAGCCAGGCTGGGGACACCCCCACTAATTCTCACCATCAGGCAAAAACACAAATGCAGGCTCAGCACTCACATGGTCAGAGGCTTATCCGGCCTCTCCCTGCGTGTTCACATGTAAACACGTTTGTTCACATGCATCAGTAGCCACACCCTCAACCCAGCAGGAATCCGGTGCCACGGACACAGATAAGCATCTCGGCAAAGAAGACAGCATCGACATGATCTTCTGAGCCAAGGGACCCATGTACAATTCTGAAAATATTAATAGCTGGGGGCAGTTGGAAAATATGGCTCCAAAATTCTTTGTTCCTTCCCTTGAAATCTGGGTGTGCTTGTAACTGCTTTGGCCAGTAGGTTGCACAGAGTGGCGTCGTGTGATTTCTGAGGCTGGGTCACTGTGACACTGGACACAGACCTGGAGCTCTGAGCCTCTAAGAAGTCTGACTACTCTGAgcctgccatgctgtgaggaagcccaaggcaCACAGAGAGGCCATGTGTGGATCCTCCTGTGATGGTCCTAGCCTTTGAGTCTTCCCAGCACTGGCTCCAGAGCCAGCCTTCAGATGATTCTGGCTCCCAATCCGCAAATCtttccagctgaggccccagacattgtggagcagagacaagccatcCCTGTTGTTCCCAGTCTGGATTTCTGACCCACAGATTCCATGAGTATAATAAAATGGTCGTTTTAAATTTGAAGTTTTGGAGTAAATTGTTATGCAGCAACGATAACCGGAAACAACAGTTTAAACTATTGAGGGATAATTGATTTAAGCACCTTATGTGTATTTAC contains these protein-coding regions:
- the SLC2A10 gene encoding solute carrier family 2, facilitated glucose transporter member 10 isoform X2, with the protein product MGRPSLFLPLCASVSLLGGLTFGYELAVISGALLPLQLDFGLSCSEQELLVGSLLLGALLASLVGGFLIDRYGRKQAILGSNLVLLAGSLSLSLASSLTWLVLGRSVAGFAISLSSMACCIYVSELVGPRQRGVLVSLYEAGITVGILLSYALNYALAGALWGWRHMFGWATAPALLQSLSLLLLPPGTADAAAHRDLIPLQGGEATKLDLGRPRYSFLDLFRTRDNMRGRTTVGLGLVLFQQLTGQPNVLCYASTIFHSVGFRGASSAVLASVGLGAVKVAATLTAMGLVDRAGRRALLLAGCALMALSVSGIGLVSFAVPMDSGPSCLAMPNATRLSGLPGDSGLPRGLAPPLRPMTDQSPGRPVLSTSEKTKPHPGAGDPTALPLPALSIAPAAPPSPAPEHALLHWTALVCMMLFVSAFSFGFGPVTWLVLSEIYPVEIRGRAFAFCNGFNCWSLYRDSYSPYLVGEAVGRAGGQGPETLLESHC
- the SLC2A10 gene encoding solute carrier family 2, facilitated glucose transporter member 10 isoform X3, which produces MERWRGGQRERRLDGCSGRKHSGLCPCHFCFPGRPSLFLPLCASVSLLGGLTFGYELAVISGALLPLQLDFGLSCSEQELLVGSLLLGALLASLVGGFLIDRYGRKQAILGSNLVLLAGSLSLSLASSLTWLVLGRSVAGFAISLSSMACCIYVSELVGPRQRGVLVSLYEAGITVGILLSYALNYALAGALWGWRHMFGWATAPALLQSLSLLLLPPGTADAAAHRDLIPLQGGEATKLDLGRPRYSFLDLFRTRDNMRGRTTVGLGLVLFQQLTGQPNVLCYASTIFHSVGFRGASSAVLASVGLGAVKVAATLTAMGLVDRAGRRALLLAGCALMALSVSGIGLVSFAVPMDSGPSCLAMPNATRLSGLPGDSGLPRGLAPPLRPMTDQSPGRPVLSTSEKTKPHPGAGDPTALPLPALSIAPAAPPSPAPEHALLHWTALVCMMLFVSAFSFGFGPVTWLVLSEIYPVEIRGRAFAFCNSFNWAANLFISLSFLDLIGAIGLSWTFLLYGLTAVFGLGFIYFFVPETKGQSLTEIDQQFQKRRFALSFGHRQSLAGIQYSRIEASAAS
- the SLC2A10 gene encoding solute carrier family 2, facilitated glucose transporter member 10 isoform X1, whose amino-acid sequence is MERWRGGQRERRLDGCSGRKHSGLCPCHFCFPGRPSLFLPLCASVSLLGGLTFGYELAVISGALLPLQLDFGLSCSEQELLVGSLLLGALLASLVGGFLIDRYGRKQAILGSNLVLLAGSLSLSLASSLTWLVLGRSVAGFAISLSSMACCIYVSELVGPRQRGVLVSLYEAGITVGILLSYALNYALAGALWGWRHMFGWATAPALLQSLSLLLLPPGTADAAAHRDLIPLQGGEATKLDLGRPRYSFLDLFRTRDNMRGRTTVGLGLVLFQQLTGQPNVLCYASTIFHSVGFRGASSAVLASVGLGAVKVAATLTAMGLVDRAGRRALLLAGCALMALSVSGIGLVSFAVPMDSGPSCLAMPNATRLSGLPGDSGLPRGLAPPLRPMTDQSPGRPVLSTSEKTKPHPGAGDPTALPLPALSIAPAAPPSPAPEHALLHWTALVCMMLFVSAFSFGFGPVTWLVLSEIYPVEIRGRAFAFCNGFNCWSLYRDSYSPYLVGEAVGRAGGQGPETLLESHC